In the Candidatus Cloacimonas acidaminovorans str. Evry genome, one interval contains:
- the murG gene encoding undecaprenyldiphospho-muramoylpentapeptide beta-N-acetylglucosaminyltransferase, translating to MKFIFGAGGTGGHITPALALADELVRHKHNVLFLGNRQSIEETLCASAGYPFRQIKVQKLHRSLKPENMLVPFYLLGSVITAVNIMKKEKPQAVICTGGFVAGPVAISAALLKIPLFFHESNSYPGLVTRKMAKWINTIFISFENSRKYLRRAKLVNYGIPLRQITNKDQKPFELNSLGLKNDKPTLIVSGGSQGSVAINTVVNQAISDILSLGYQIIWQTGKISYERFSAKHQGREGVYIFAFSPDLPKMLSQCSLAITRAGAMTIAELEENRLPAILIPLPTAAENHQYYNALSQQEKGVAVLLEQSKLTPFSLVENIKKITENLEYYRNKLASLPPNQAAQKIIEYILNYLNSKEEEEC from the coding sequence ATGAAATTCATTTTTGGTGCAGGCGGAACAGGAGGTCACATTACTCCTGCATTGGCACTGGCTGATGAATTGGTAAGGCATAAGCATAATGTCCTTTTTTTAGGTAATCGCCAAAGCATTGAAGAAACGCTTTGTGCTTCGGCAGGTTATCCCTTTCGGCAGATTAAAGTGCAGAAATTACATCGTTCCTTAAAACCGGAGAATATGCTGGTTCCCTTTTATTTGTTAGGCAGTGTTATTACTGCTGTAAACATTATGAAAAAAGAAAAACCGCAGGCAGTTATCTGCACTGGTGGTTTTGTAGCTGGTCCCGTAGCCATATCTGCGGCTTTATTAAAAATCCCTTTGTTCTTCCATGAAAGTAATAGTTACCCCGGCTTGGTAACCCGTAAAATGGCAAAATGGATTAACACTATTTTCATTTCCTTTGAAAACAGCAGGAAATATTTACGCCGTGCAAAATTGGTAAACTATGGAATACCGCTTAGACAGATAACAAACAAGGATCAGAAACCTTTTGAACTTAACTCTTTGGGCTTGAAAAACGATAAACCAACGCTTATAGTTAGCGGAGGAAGCCAGGGTTCTGTTGCTATAAACACAGTTGTCAATCAGGCAATTTCGGATATATTATCTTTGGGCTATCAAATTATTTGGCAAACGGGAAAAATAAGTTACGAGCGTTTTTCTGCCAAACATCAAGGAAGGGAAGGTGTTTATATTTTTGCTTTTTCGCCTGACCTGCCCAAAATGCTTTCCCAATGCAGTTTAGCTATTACGCGAGCAGGAGCTATGACTATTGCGGAACTGGAAGAAAATCGTCTTCCGGCTATTCTTATTCCTCTGCCTACAGCTGCTGAAAATCATCAGTATTATAATGCTCTATCTCAACAGGAAAAAGGAGTTGCAGTGCTTTTAGAACAAAGTAAATTAACTCCCTTTTCCCTTGTAGAAAACATCAAAAAAATAACTGAAAATCTGGAATATTACCGGAATAAGTTAGCTTCGCTTCCACCCAATCAGGCAGCCCAAAAAATAATTGAGTACATTCTAAACTATCTTAATAGTAAAGAGGAGGAAGAATGTTAG
- the ftsA gene encoding cell division protein FtsA yields the protein MKQSIITALDIGSSNVRCIIAKEVGDGRLEILGLGEYPSEGIEGGIVKDIQALSGCVAKAISTAEKEGKTSANNIYCNITGEHIRTQFGDGRISIPSETPNEPGEITQEHIEQVINDAKNSVKIQKGLERFRILHGIPHNFVIDNQDDIHNPVNMNGFHLIAKVYTILAELTPLRNLSKCIQLAGYEINPENFILNHIAISESVLSEDERRLGALVLDIGGGTCDLSIYNRGSLEKILVLPMAGKNITEDLAIGLKTTLGNAEYIKVEYGNALASSVDQTEEIDVEGISGRSTSRKTKFLVSHVIQHRVEEMLSLCYNKAKEFYTPELVTSGIILCGGTAKLKNIEVVLSEAFNLHVKIATPDLSRLNGMISRLEDPAYATVVGILYFAAGKNNEPVSKGFTLPNIKGKKIVDKVKKILKDFT from the coding sequence ATGAAACAATCAATCATAACTGCTTTAGATATTGGCTCTTCCAATGTTCGTTGCATCATTGCCAAAGAAGTTGGAGATGGACGTCTGGAAATATTAGGTTTAGGCGAATATCCTTCCGAAGGCATTGAAGGTGGAATTGTTAAAGATATTCAGGCACTTTCCGGTTGTGTAGCAAAAGCAATTTCTACTGCGGAAAAAGAAGGAAAAACTTCTGCCAATAATATCTATTGCAATATTACCGGAGAACATATTCGGACTCAATTTGGAGACGGACGTATTTCCATCCCTTCCGAAACACCGAATGAACCAGGAGAAATTACTCAAGAACATATTGAACAGGTTATCAATGATGCCAAAAACAGCGTTAAGATTCAGAAAGGTCTGGAGCGTTTTCGCATTTTGCACGGAATTCCGCATAACTTTGTAATTGATAATCAGGATGATATTCACAATCCCGTGAATATGAATGGATTTCATTTAATTGCCAAGGTCTATACTATTTTAGCGGAACTTACCCCTTTGCGCAATTTAAGTAAATGCATTCAGCTGGCAGGTTATGAAATCAATCCTGAAAATTTTATTTTAAATCATATTGCTATTTCCGAATCTGTTTTAAGTGAAGATGAACGACGGCTGGGAGCTTTAGTTCTTGATATTGGAGGTGGAACTTGTGACCTATCTATTTATAATCGCGGTTCCCTGGAAAAAATCCTCGTTTTGCCGATGGCAGGAAAAAATATCACAGAAGACCTGGCAATTGGACTTAAGACCACTTTAGGCAATGCAGAATATATCAAAGTAGAATATGGAAACGCTCTTGCCAGCAGCGTTGACCAAACAGAAGAAATTGATGTGGAAGGAATTAGTGGACGCTCTACCAGCCGCAAAACCAAATTTTTAGTTAGCCATGTTATTCAACACCGGGTAGAAGAAATGCTTTCTCTTTGTTACAATAAAGCAAAGGAATTTTACACCCCGGAACTGGTAACTTCGGGTATCATTCTTTGCGGGGGAACAGCTAAACTGAAAAACATAGAGGTTGTTTTATCCGAAGCATTCAATCTCCATGTAAAAATTGCCACACCAGACCTTTCCCGTTTAAACGGAATGATTAGCCGTTTGGAAGACCCGGCTTATGCAACCGTTGTAGGAATTTTATACTTTGCGGCAGGTAAAAATAACGAACCCGTTAGTAAGGGCTTTACTCTGCCAAACATAAAAGGGAAAAAAATCGTAGATAAAGTTAAAAAAATATTAAAGGACTTTACCTAA
- the mraY gene encoding phospho-N-acetylmuramoyl-pentapeptide-transferase, whose translation MFYHLLYPLAKYSIVFNVFRYVTFRSIGAFITSLIISLLVGPAFIRMLKKKSAVETIDEDLPERHRLKQGTPTMGGIIILVSLLISSLLWNVLTNPAILMIILTTVWLGILGFLDDYLKNYVKAKKGLIPRYKLLGQISVGLILTLAIYYSSSVSENITALQIPFFKNLIVPLGWVFIPFAVLFITGTSNAVNLTDGLDGLAAGTLIFSFLGLGVMSYLKGNYIAADYLNLEFISSAGELTVFISAIMGTLMGFLWFNSYPAEVFMGDTGSLTLGGIAAVISILLKEEIFFFILGFIFVYEALSVIIQRFWFKYTKRKYGEGHRVFLCAPVHHHYELKGIHESKIVMRFYIVAALLTAVALSTIKLR comes from the coding sequence ATGTTTTATCATCTTCTATACCCTCTGGCAAAGTATAGCATTGTTTTTAATGTTTTCCGCTATGTAACCTTCCGTTCCATAGGAGCTTTCATTACTTCCCTAATAATATCTCTATTGGTAGGTCCTGCCTTTATTAGAATGCTGAAAAAAAAATCTGCTGTAGAGACAATAGATGAAGACCTTCCGGAAAGGCATCGTTTGAAACAGGGAACTCCGACAATGGGAGGTATAATTATTCTGGTTTCATTGCTGATTTCTTCTCTTTTATGGAATGTATTAACCAACCCAGCAATTTTAATGATCATTCTCACTACTGTTTGGTTAGGTATCTTGGGTTTTTTAGATGATTATTTGAAAAATTATGTGAAAGCTAAAAAAGGACTAATTCCCCGTTATAAACTTTTAGGTCAGATTTCCGTCGGTTTAATTCTTACCCTGGCTATCTACTACAGCAGCTCCGTTTCGGAAAATATTACTGCTCTGCAAATTCCTTTTTTCAAAAACCTGATAGTTCCCTTGGGCTGGGTTTTCATTCCTTTTGCGGTTCTTTTTATAACCGGAACTTCCAATGCCGTAAATTTGACAGATGGCTTGGATGGATTGGCAGCCGGAACTTTAATCTTTTCTTTTTTGGGCTTGGGAGTGATGAGTTATTTGAAAGGAAACTACATAGCAGCGGATTATTTGAATCTGGAATTTATTTCCAGTGCTGGAGAACTGACTGTTTTCATCAGTGCTATAATGGGAACTTTAATGGGTTTTCTTTGGTTTAATAGCTATCCAGCAGAAGTTTTTATGGGAGATACCGGTTCTTTAACCTTAGGAGGTATTGCCGCTGTAATTTCTATTTTGCTGAAAGAGGAAATTTTCTTTTTTATTCTTGGCTTTATCTTTGTATATGAGGCACTTAGTGTTATTATTCAGCGTTTCTGGTTTAAATATACAAAGCGCAAATACGGTGAGGGACACAGAGTTTTTCTTTGTGCTCCGGTTCATCATCATTACGAGCTGAAAGGTATTCACGAATCCAAAATAGTGATGCGTTTTTATATTGTGGCTGCCTTGCTTACTGCAGTTGCCTTATCAACTATCAAGCTACGCTAA
- the murD gene encoding UDP-N-acetylmuramoyl-L-alanine--D-glutamate ligase: MIDKDKKYGIIGLARSGIASAYKLKELGVIPFLSELRPAKEIPSAEKLEKDFPCEFGGHTNKLLECDCLIVSPGIPLNTPILQKAKEKNIELISEIELGYRIKAKDSKIIAVTGSNGKSTTVSLIHHILTGLGKKSLLAGNIGDAFCSYDIEKPGWDYIVLEISSFQLDLINSFQPDVAVLLNITPDHIDRYNSFEDYALSKVNIFKNQEMTDTAVLFWDSPEVKHFTKDIKARKLYFSLSPNDNAFAYLANNYIQFGSETKVPLSYFAIKGPHNYANAMSAMLAVYALIPEPTKIAEAVKGFKSLPHRLEYVDTIKGVSFYNDSKATNTDSVRSALNSFEQPIRIIMGGSDKGEDYSVLAADLQKKVKKAYLTGDTREKMRKTFSGKIPLECIADFELTVRKAFSDSDEGDIIVLSPACASFDRFNNYEERGNFFKEIVARIGRENEKK, from the coding sequence ATGATAGATAAAGATAAAAAATACGGAATTATAGGTTTGGCTCGCAGCGGAATCGCTTCTGCCTATAAGCTGAAAGAACTTGGTGTTATTCCTTTCTTAAGTGAATTGCGCCCGGCAAAAGAAATTCCTTCAGCAGAAAAACTGGAAAAGGATTTTCCTTGTGAATTTGGAGGCCATACCAATAAACTGCTGGAATGTGATTGCCTGATAGTTAGCCCCGGTATTCCTTTAAATACACCTATTCTGCAAAAGGCAAAAGAAAAAAATATAGAACTCATTAGTGAAATTGAGCTCGGTTACAGAATAAAGGCAAAGGACTCTAAAATTATTGCTGTTACTGGTTCTAACGGAAAAAGCACAACCGTTAGCTTAATTCATCATATTCTTACAGGATTAGGCAAAAAATCCCTTTTAGCAGGAAATATTGGCGACGCCTTTTGCAGTTATGATATAGAAAAACCCGGGTGGGACTATATCGTTTTGGAAATCAGCAGCTTCCAGTTAGACCTGATTAATAGTTTCCAACCCGATGTAGCCGTGCTTTTGAATATTACACCGGATCATATAGACCGCTATAATTCCTTTGAGGACTATGCCTTAAGTAAGGTAAACATTTTCAAAAATCAAGAAATGACAGATACCGCAGTCCTGTTTTGGGATTCCCCTGAAGTTAAACATTTCACTAAGGATATAAAAGCCAGGAAACTATATTTCTCTTTGTCCCCAAACGATAACGCATTTGCTTATCTGGCAAATAACTATATTCAGTTTGGCAGCGAAACCAAAGTTCCGCTTTCTTACTTTGCCATTAAGGGACCGCATAATTATGCCAATGCGATGTCTGCAATGCTGGCAGTTTATGCTTTAATTCCTGAACCGACAAAAATTGCCGAAGCGGTAAAGGGTTTTAAATCGCTCCCGCATCGTCTGGAATATGTAGATACAATAAAAGGTGTTTCTTTTTATAACGATTCCAAAGCTACCAATACCGATTCTGTGCGCAGTGCATTAAACAGTTTTGAACAACCGATTCGTATTATTATGGGCGGTTCTGATAAAGGAGAGGATTATAGTGTGCTTGCTGCTGATTTGCAAAAAAAAGTAAAAAAAGCATATCTGACAGGTGATACACGGGAAAAAATGCGTAAAACCTTCTCCGGTAAAATCCCTTTGGAATGCATTGCCGATTTTGAGTTGACTGTACGGAAAGCATTCTCTGATTCTGATGAAGGAGATATAATTGTTCTTTCACCTGCTTGTGCCAGTTTTGATCGCTTTAATAATTATGAGGAACGGGGAAATTTCTTCAAGGAAATTGTAGCCCGAATAGGTAGAGAAAATGAGAAGAAATAA
- a CDS encoding cell division protein FtsQ/DivIB: protein MELNKGTRKRRGNSRYYLFFFFALIGVALLGTGIWFGLTHIDLFTLQKVTVIGNEAIPDTLIYKITQPYIGMNLLAIPTEDIKNKVMNLSRVKDVKLHKRLPSTIKLEINERKAAIYLKTIEGDLHPIDSEAVVLMKYSPIYKEDMPIYSTYLSNHQIKPGHKLKNVGLQQVLQLHKRITKEAPDFLPQISEYYLIDKTVNIIDAKTGTRIIPAQEDLAKQLARYQFVQENGNINKNSVVDLRYKNQVVVKAGNK, encoded by the coding sequence ATGGAACTAAACAAAGGTACTCGTAAGCGTCGCGGTAATAGTCGTTATTACCTGTTCTTCTTTTTTGCCTTAATTGGTGTAGCGCTTTTGGGAACGGGTATCTGGTTTGGTCTTACGCATATAGACCTTTTCACTTTACAAAAAGTAACTGTTATTGGAAACGAAGCAATTCCTGACACTTTAATTTACAAAATTACCCAACCCTATATAGGAATGAATTTACTGGCAATTCCTACAGAGGATATTAAAAATAAGGTAATGAATCTTTCCCGGGTAAAGGATGTTAAATTACATAAGCGTTTACCTTCAACCATAAAGCTGGAAATCAATGAACGCAAAGCGGCAATATATCTGAAAACAATTGAAGGTGATTTGCATCCAATTGATTCCGAAGCTGTTGTTTTGATGAAGTATTCCCCTATTTATAAAGAAGATATGCCAATTTATAGCACCTATTTAAGTAACCATCAAATAAAACCTGGACATAAACTGAAAAATGTAGGATTACAACAGGTATTACAATTGCATAAACGCATTACCAAAGAAGCTCCGGATTTTCTTCCTCAGATTTCGGAATATTATTTAATAGATAAGACGGTTAATATTATTGATGCGAAAACAGGTACACGCATTATTCCTGCTCAGGAGGACTTGGCTAAACAGCTTGCACGTTATCAGTTTGTTCAGGAAAATGGCAATATAAACAAAAATAGCGTAGTTGATTTGCGCTATAAAAATCAGGTTGTAGTTAAGGCAGGCAATAAATGA
- the murC gene encoding UDP-N-acetylmuramate--L-alanine ligase, whose amino-acid sequence MLGRTRKIHFVGIGGIGMSGIAEFLHNQGLEITGSDLKKSDITTHLESLGIKIFEGHNPENIGDADVVVKSSAINDDNPEIVSAYEMKIPVIRRAELLAEITRMSFSIGIAGTHGKTTSTSMAGSVLESAGLEPTIIVGGKVKNFGSNNVMGSGKYIVVEADEYDHSFLTLTPCIAGITNVDADHLDCYRNLDEIKSSFIEYANKVPFFGSVIACLDDPGVQAILPFIHKKIVTYGFSRQADVQARDIDMQGFNSSYDLLFKDYKLGRISLKVTGKHNIQNSLLAASIGLELDIPFPAIQDGLGKFSGVYRRFDLKGEAGGITVYDDYAHHPTEIIATLEGFKDSAKRRIVALFQPHLYSRTRDFYEEFGKSFFSCDCLILAPIYPAREQPIPGISSKLIADAAIQSGHHNVHLINSNSEIVSQTLALLKEGDILITMGAGNIWQYGEEILRQLKNYVDTNHKQ is encoded by the coding sequence ATGTTAGGAAGAACCAGAAAAATACACTTTGTCGGAATTGGAGGTATCGGAATGAGCGGAATTGCTGAATTTCTGCACAATCAGGGTTTAGAAATTACCGGCTCCGATCTTAAAAAATCGGATATTACAACTCATTTGGAATCCCTCGGCATAAAGATTTTTGAAGGTCATAACCCCGAAAATATCGGCGATGCAGATGTAGTAGTAAAATCCAGCGCAATAAATGATGACAATCCGGAAATTGTATCTGCCTACGAAATGAAAATACCTGTTATCCGCAGAGCAGAATTGCTGGCTGAAATTACCCGAATGAGTTTTTCTATCGGAATTGCCGGAACTCATGGCAAAACAACTTCCACTTCTATGGCTGGTTCTGTTTTAGAAAGTGCAGGTTTGGAACCAACTATCATCGTTGGGGGAAAAGTGAAAAATTTTGGCAGTAACAATGTGATGGGCAGTGGAAAATATATCGTAGTAGAAGCGGATGAATATGACCATTCATTTTTAACCCTAACTCCTTGTATTGCAGGTATTACTAATGTAGATGCAGACCATCTGGATTGTTACCGTAATCTTGATGAAATTAAGAGTTCTTTTATAGAATATGCCAATAAAGTTCCTTTCTTTGGCAGTGTTATTGCCTGTTTGGATGATCCTGGCGTGCAAGCAATCTTACCTTTTATTCATAAAAAAATAGTTACCTACGGTTTCTCTCGTCAGGCAGATGTGCAAGCAAGAGATATTGATATGCAGGGTTTCAATTCTTCCTACGACCTTCTGTTTAAGGATTATAAGCTGGGACGCATTTCTTTGAAAGTTACCGGTAAACATAATATTCAGAATTCATTACTGGCTGCATCCATCGGTCTGGAATTGGATATCCCTTTTCCCGCTATTCAAGATGGCTTAGGTAAATTCAGCGGTGTTTACAGAAGATTTGATCTGAAGGGTGAAGCAGGTGGAATTACCGTTTATGATGATTATGCACATCATCCTACAGAAATTATAGCAACTTTGGAGGGCTTTAAGGATAGTGCCAAAAGGAGAATTGTAGCTCTATTTCAACCCCATTTATACTCAAGGACCCGTGATTTTTATGAGGAATTCGGAAAGTCCTTCTTTTCTTGTGACTGCCTCATTTTAGCTCCAATTTATCCTGCACGGGAACAACCTATTCCGGGAATTAGTTCCAAACTGATTGCTGATGCCGCAATTCAAAGTGGACATCATAATGTCCATTTAATTAACTCCAATTCCGAAATAGTGAGCCAAACCCTTGCTCTCCTTAAAGAAGGAGATATTTTAATCACTATGGGAGCAGGCAATATTTGGCAGTATGGAGAAGAAATTTTAAGGCAATTGAAGAATTATGTTGACACAAATCATAAGCAATAA
- a CDS encoding FtsW/RodA/SpoVE family cell cycle protein has translation MRRNKTPSYIVSFDKVILIAYCLLCLVGLITLLDISSVQSSMKYFYRQLVFLIISMITVVVILYTFNLEKLRVLSPYFVYLTIILLIIVLLKGSTVKGATRQLSLGFINFQPSVLARLALVFYFAHILDKKYDELVASNPPHFFTNFFALIVITGITFLLIIMERHLSTLIIGGLTLYAMLIYAGTKKRVLISLALIGIIAGVLILANGADYRKGRLTTYKKFSLFLRPEGEIKIEDSDYQVKESLTALSSGGLIGTGMAKGRAKHYYLPEARTDYVYTVIGEEWGFIGALIVFGLHCFLFFRCFRMANAQENRFLRFLGVGLAMNIFCNVLVNTGVAMSILPPTGNTLPFISYGGSALLIDSIALGMLLNISAQRRYV, from the coding sequence ATGAGAAGAAATAAGACACCAAGTTATATCGTCAGTTTTGATAAGGTAATTTTGATCGCCTATTGTCTGCTCTGTCTGGTAGGTTTAATAACCTTGCTGGATATTTCTTCTGTCCAGAGTTCTATGAAGTATTTTTACAGGCAACTCGTATTTTTGATTATATCAATGATCACAGTGGTTGTAATTCTTTATACCTTTAATCTGGAAAAACTAAGAGTTCTTTCTCCTTATTTTGTTTATCTCACTATCATCCTGTTAATTATTGTTCTGCTAAAAGGAAGCACAGTTAAAGGTGCTACGCGTCAACTAAGTTTGGGCTTTATTAATTTTCAGCCCAGTGTATTGGCTCGGTTAGCATTGGTCTTTTATTTTGCTCACATATTGGATAAAAAGTATGATGAACTTGTGGCTTCCAATCCACCTCACTTTTTTACTAATTTTTTTGCTTTAATAGTAATAACGGGCATAACCTTCCTGTTGATTATTATGGAACGCCATTTAAGTACTCTAATTATAGGTGGGTTAACCCTATATGCTATGCTTATTTATGCTGGAACTAAAAAACGCGTTCTTATTTCTTTAGCTCTTATTGGCATCATAGCTGGCGTATTAATTTTAGCCAATGGAGCGGATTATAGAAAGGGACGTTTAACAACTTACAAGAAATTCAGTTTATTTTTAAGACCCGAAGGCGAAATCAAAATTGAGGATAGTGATTATCAAGTGAAAGAAAGTTTAACCGCTCTTTCCAGTGGAGGTCTTATCGGAACCGGTATGGCAAAAGGAAGGGCAAAACATTATTATCTTCCCGAAGCCAGAACGGATTATGTTTATACTGTAATTGGAGAGGAATGGGGTTTTATTGGAGCCCTAATTGTTTTTGGTTTACATTGTTTTCTCTTTTTCCGTTGTTTCCGGATGGCAAATGCACAAGAAAACCGATTTTTAAGGTTTTTAGGTGTGGGCTTGGCAATGAATATCTTTTGCAATGTGTTAGTCAACACCGGAGTAGCAATGTCCATTTTACCGCCAACAGGAAATACTTTACCTTTTATAAGTTATGGTGGATCGGCTTTACTTATTGATTCCATAGCTTTAGGAATGCTTCTAAATATCAGTGCTCAGCGGAGATATGTATGA